One genomic region from Actinocatenispora thailandica encodes:
- a CDS encoding NADH-quinone oxidoreductase subunit D: MTEHSTSSRASAKDPFAATARDTTEGKVYTVTGGDWDTIVGSDDPLHHEKLVINMGPQHPSTHGVLRLVLEMEGETVTDVRPVIGYLHTGIEKNMEYRTWTQGSTFVTRADYLSPIANETVYCLAVEKLLGIDVTERARLIRVLMLELNRIASHLVWFATTGMELGATTMMIIGFREREMILEIFELITGLRMNMAYVRPGGVAQDVTQDALDAINEFLKVMPQRLKQYENLMNGQPVLHARTKGVAYLDVSGCLALGVTGPVLRSAGLPWDLRKTMPYLGYDEFDFEVPTETTCDVYGRWMVRFHECQESLKIVRQVLDRLEPGPVMVEDKKIAWPAQLAIGTDGMGNSLSHVANIMGQSMEALIHHFKLVTEGFRVPAGQVYTSIESPRGEIGCHAVSDGGTRPYRVHVREPSFVNLQALPAISEGGLLADVVAGGASLDPVMGGVDR; the protein is encoded by the coding sequence GTGACCGAGCATTCAACGTCGAGCCGGGCTTCGGCCAAGGACCCGTTCGCGGCGACCGCCCGGGACACCACCGAGGGCAAGGTCTACACCGTCACCGGTGGCGACTGGGACACCATCGTCGGCTCCGACGACCCGCTGCACCACGAGAAGCTGGTCATCAACATGGGCCCGCAGCACCCGTCGACGCACGGCGTGCTGCGGCTGGTGCTGGAGATGGAGGGGGAGACGGTCACCGACGTGCGTCCGGTGATCGGCTACCTGCACACCGGCATCGAGAAGAACATGGAGTACCGCACCTGGACGCAGGGCTCCACGTTCGTCACCCGCGCCGACTACCTGTCGCCGATCGCCAACGAGACGGTGTACTGCCTGGCGGTGGAGAAGCTGCTCGGCATCGACGTCACCGAACGGGCCCGGCTGATCCGGGTGCTGATGCTGGAGCTGAACCGGATCGCCTCGCACCTGGTCTGGTTCGCCACCACCGGCATGGAACTCGGCGCCACCACGATGATGATCATCGGGTTCCGTGAGCGCGAGATGATCCTGGAGATCTTCGAGCTGATCACCGGCCTGCGGATGAACATGGCGTACGTGCGGCCCGGCGGTGTCGCGCAGGACGTCACCCAGGACGCGCTCGACGCGATCAACGAGTTCCTCAAGGTGATGCCGCAGCGGCTCAAGCAGTACGAGAACCTGATGAACGGCCAGCCGGTGCTGCACGCCCGGACCAAGGGCGTGGCCTACCTGGACGTGTCGGGGTGCCTCGCGCTCGGCGTCACCGGCCCGGTACTGCGCTCCGCCGGCCTGCCGTGGGACCTGCGCAAGACCATGCCCTACCTGGGCTACGACGAGTTCGACTTCGAGGTGCCGACCGAGACCACCTGCGACGTGTACGGCCGCTGGATGGTCCGGTTCCACGAGTGCCAGGAGTCGCTGAAGATCGTCCGGCAGGTGCTGGACCGGCTGGAGCCGGGCCCGGTGATGGTCGAGGACAAGAAGATCGCGTGGCCGGCACAGCTCGCGATCGGTACCGACGGGATGGGCAACTCGCTGTCCCACGTCGCGAACATCATGGGCCAGTCGATGGAGGCCCTGATTCACCACTTCAAGCTGGTGACCGAGGGTTTCCGGGTACCGGCCGGCCAGGTGTACACGTCGATCGAGTCGCCGCGCGGCGAGATCGGCTGCCACGCCGTGTCCGACGGCGGCACCCGGCCCTACCGCGTACACGTGCGCGAACCCAGCTTCGTGAACCTGCAGGCGCTGCCCGCGATCTCCGAGGGCGGCCTGCTCGCCGACGTGGTCGCCGGTGGCGCATCACTGGACCCGGTCATGGGTGGGGTTGATCGCTGA
- a CDS encoding NADH-quinone oxidoreductase subunit A encodes MSIAPYVPIAGLFVLGGLFALFSCTIAPFVGPKRYNRAKMEAYECGIEPAPAPSGRFPVKYYLTAMLFIVFDIEIIFLYPWAVSYDMLGFFGFVEMVLFIVTVFIAYAYVWRRGGLDWD; translated from the coding sequence ATGTCGATCGCGCCGTACGTGCCGATTGCGGGGCTGTTCGTCCTCGGCGGCCTGTTCGCGCTCTTCTCCTGCACGATCGCGCCGTTCGTCGGCCCGAAGCGGTACAACCGGGCGAAGATGGAGGCCTACGAGTGCGGGATCGAGCCGGCTCCCGCGCCGAGCGGCCGGTTCCCGGTCAAGTACTACCTCACGGCGATGCTGTTCATCGTCTTCGACATCGAGATCATCTTCCTGTACCCGTGGGCCGTGTCGTACGACATGCTCGGCTTCTTCGGCTTCGTGGAGATGGTGCTGTTCATCGTCACGGTGTTCATCGCGTACGCCTACGTGTGGCGTCGCGGTGGGCTGGACTGGGACTAA
- a CDS encoding NuoB/complex I 20 kDa subunit family protein: MGLEENLPGILLVSVEKLVNVVRRSSMWPAQFGLACCAIEMMTTGAARYDTGRWGMEVFRASPRQADLMIVAGRVSQKMAPVLRRIYDQMADPKWVLSMGVCASSGGMFNNYAIVQGVDHVVPVDMYLPGCPPRPEMLLDAILKLHEKIMHEPLGEKRRLELAEKALTEPAPAVRPGTMPSSYRYNKAKRRQWTAAAAEGRQEQLRIENWMHENDDKAPVARDRWKG, translated from the coding sequence ATGGGCCTAGAGGAAAACCTGCCCGGCATCCTGCTGGTCTCGGTCGAGAAGCTGGTGAACGTCGTTCGCCGGTCGTCGATGTGGCCGGCACAGTTCGGCCTGGCCTGCTGCGCGATCGAGATGATGACCACCGGCGCGGCCCGCTACGACACCGGCCGCTGGGGCATGGAGGTCTTCCGCGCCTCGCCGCGGCAGGCCGACCTGATGATCGTCGCCGGCCGGGTGAGCCAGAAGATGGCCCCGGTGCTGCGCCGCATCTACGACCAGATGGCCGACCCGAAGTGGGTGCTGTCGATGGGCGTCTGCGCCAGCTCCGGCGGCATGTTCAACAACTACGCGATCGTGCAGGGCGTCGACCACGTCGTCCCGGTGGACATGTACCTGCCGGGCTGCCCGCCGCGGCCGGAGATGCTGCTCGACGCGATCCTCAAGCTGCACGAGAAGATCATGCACGAGCCGCTGGGCGAGAAGCGCCGGCTGGAGCTGGCCGAGAAGGCGCTGACCGAGCCGGCCCCGGCGGTACGGCCGGGCACCATGCCGTCGAGCTACCGCTACAACAAGGCGAAGCGTCGGCAGTGGACGGCCGCCGCGGCCGAGGGTCGGCAGGAGCAGCTGCGGATCGAGAACTGGATGCACGAGAACGACGACAAGGCGCCGGTGGCGCGCGACCGGTGGAAGGGATAG
- a CDS encoding NADH-quinone oxidoreductase subunit C: protein MVSGGGAPTSNPVQQGMFGVIGSGDTSGMGGLVRRRPTVAPAERPYGSYFDETVDALAAAFPQFDEAIEMVSVDRDELTIHIRPRFIAQVCQTMRDDPALRYEFCSDVSGTDYLGEARRLHVTYHLLSMTFRRRVRLEVAVSVEDPHVPSVTKVYPTADWQERETYDMYGVVFDGHPNLTRILMPDDWEGYPQRKDYPLGGVPVEYKGAEIPPPDERRQYK, encoded by the coding sequence ATGGTCTCCGGCGGCGGCGCGCCGACCAGCAACCCGGTGCAGCAGGGCATGTTCGGCGTGATCGGCTCCGGTGACACCTCCGGGATGGGCGGGCTGGTGCGTCGCCGTCCGACCGTGGCGCCCGCCGAACGGCCGTACGGGTCGTACTTCGACGAGACGGTCGATGCGCTGGCCGCGGCGTTCCCGCAGTTCGACGAGGCCATCGAGATGGTCAGTGTCGATCGCGACGAGCTGACCATCCACATCCGGCCGCGGTTCATCGCGCAGGTCTGCCAGACGATGCGGGACGACCCGGCGCTGCGGTACGAGTTCTGCTCCGACGTCTCCGGCACCGACTACCTGGGCGAGGCGCGGCGGCTGCACGTCACGTACCACCTGCTCTCGATGACCTTCCGGCGCCGGGTGCGGCTGGAGGTCGCGGTGAGCGTCGAGGACCCGCACGTGCCGTCGGTGACCAAGGTCTACCCGACCGCCGACTGGCAGGAGCGGGAGACCTACGACATGTACGGGGTCGTCTTCGACGGCCACCCCAACCTGACCCGGATCCTCATGCCGGACGACTGGGAGGGGTACCCGCAGCGCAAGGACTACCCGCTGGGCGGGGTTCCGGTGGAGTACAAGGGCGCCGAGATCCCACCGCCGGACGAGCGGAGGCAGTACAAGTGA
- a CDS encoding NADH-quinone oxidoreductase subunit G — translation MTVTQQKDGEIVETVTLTIDGIETTVPKGTLVIRAAEQLGIAIPRFCDHPLLEPAGACRQCLVEVEGQRKPMTSCTTTCTDGMVVKTQLTSPVAKKGQEGIMEFLLINHPLDCPICDKGGECPLQNQAMANGRPDSRFVEEKRKYPTPLAISTQVLLDRERCVLCQRCTRFSEEIAGDAFIDLMERGAAEQIGVFSDTPYLDGDHAATNTSGDPFNSYYSGNTIQICPVGALTGSDYRFHSRPFDLVSTPSINEHDAGGDAIRVDHRRGSVMRRLSGEDSAVNEEWISDKTRFAFRYANGADRLVYPRVRDEDGTLRETSWSEALRVAAEGLAAARDNGGVGVLTGGRVTVEDAYAYAKFARVALATNDVDFRVRPHSAEETAFLADYAAGVSPNNGGVTFTDVERAPAVLLVGLEAEEEAPSLFLRLRKGHRKHGLRLFSAQPFASPGVTKAGGTLLPVVPGAEAELLTALAGDAIGSSPEAEQARSAVRTDGAIILVGERLAAVPGGLSAAALLADTTGARLAWVPRRAGDRGAVDAGCLPTLLPGARPVSDLTGRVELASYWGVDSLPSAPGRDTAEMLVAAASGQLAGLLVGGVDPGDLPDPAAAEQAMDAVGFLVSLELRDGWVPQHADVVLPVAPVVEKAGSFLNWEGRLRIFDTVLSTGAMTDARVLNSIADEMGIALGTGDPRRIRAELAGLPAHEVRPTPPSHPAAELPTPDAGQAVLASWHHLLDLGSLQDNAEFLAGTARPAVVRLSAATAAEIGAEDGAQVTVSTERGAITLPLRISVMPDRVVWLPTNSAGSTVRRTLGTDAGALVSIRTDGAAPGAGAGRSTGDGAGHRARHAQSTEEDQ, via the coding sequence ATGACCGTCACGCAGCAGAAGGACGGCGAGATCGTCGAGACGGTCACGCTCACCATCGACGGCATCGAGACCACCGTGCCCAAGGGCACCCTGGTCATCCGCGCCGCCGAGCAGCTGGGCATCGCGATCCCGCGGTTCTGCGACCACCCCCTGCTCGAACCGGCCGGCGCCTGCCGACAGTGCCTGGTCGAGGTGGAGGGCCAGCGCAAGCCGATGACCTCCTGCACCACCACCTGCACCGACGGCATGGTGGTGAAGACGCAGTTGACCTCTCCGGTGGCCAAGAAGGGCCAGGAGGGGATCATGGAGTTCCTGCTGATCAACCACCCGCTGGACTGCCCGATCTGCGACAAGGGCGGCGAGTGCCCGCTGCAGAACCAGGCGATGGCGAACGGTCGGCCGGACTCGCGGTTCGTGGAGGAGAAGCGGAAGTACCCGACGCCGCTCGCGATCTCCACCCAGGTACTGCTCGATCGGGAACGCTGCGTGCTCTGCCAGCGCTGCACCCGGTTCTCCGAGGAGATCGCCGGCGACGCGTTCATCGACCTGATGGAGCGCGGTGCCGCCGAGCAGATCGGCGTCTTCTCCGACACGCCCTACCTGGACGGCGACCACGCGGCGACGAACACCTCCGGCGACCCGTTCAACTCGTACTACTCCGGCAACACCATCCAGATCTGCCCGGTCGGCGCGCTCACCGGCTCGGACTACCGGTTCCACTCGCGTCCGTTCGACCTGGTGAGTACGCCGTCGATCAACGAGCACGACGCCGGCGGCGACGCGATCCGGGTCGACCACCGGCGCGGCAGCGTGATGCGCCGGCTGTCCGGCGAGGACAGCGCGGTCAACGAGGAGTGGATCAGCGACAAGACCCGGTTCGCCTTCCGGTACGCCAACGGCGCGGACCGGCTCGTCTACCCGCGGGTCCGCGACGAGGACGGGACGCTGCGGGAGACCAGCTGGTCGGAGGCGCTGCGGGTGGCGGCCGAGGGGCTCGCCGCCGCCCGGGACAACGGCGGGGTCGGGGTGCTCACCGGCGGCCGGGTCACCGTCGAGGACGCCTACGCGTACGCGAAGTTCGCCCGGGTGGCGCTCGCCACCAACGACGTGGACTTCCGGGTGCGGCCGCACTCGGCCGAGGAGACCGCGTTCCTGGCCGACTACGCGGCCGGGGTCAGCCCGAACAACGGTGGCGTGACGTTCACCGACGTCGAGCGGGCGCCCGCGGTGCTGCTGGTCGGCCTGGAGGCCGAGGAGGAGGCGCCATCGCTGTTCCTGCGGCTGCGCAAGGGACACCGCAAGCACGGCCTGCGGCTGTTCTCGGCCCAGCCGTTCGCGAGCCCCGGTGTGACGAAGGCGGGTGGCACCCTGCTGCCGGTGGTCCCCGGTGCCGAGGCGGAGCTGCTGACCGCGCTGGCCGGCGACGCGATCGGTTCGTCGCCCGAGGCCGAGCAGGCCCGGTCCGCGGTGCGTACCGACGGGGCGATCATCCTGGTCGGCGAGCGGCTGGCGGCGGTGCCCGGCGGGCTGTCCGCGGCGGCGCTGCTGGCCGACACCACCGGCGCCCGGCTGGCCTGGGTGCCGCGCCGGGCCGGTGACCGCGGCGCGGTGGACGCCGGCTGCCTGCCGACCCTGCTGCCGGGCGCGCGTCCGGTGTCGGACCTGACCGGCCGGGTCGAGCTCGCCTCGTACTGGGGTGTCGACTCGCTGCCGTCCGCGCCCGGCCGGGACACCGCGGAGATGCTGGTCGCGGCGGCCAGCGGGCAGCTGGCCGGGCTGCTCGTCGGCGGTGTGGACCCGGGTGACCTGCCCGATCCGGCCGCCGCCGAGCAGGCGATGGACGCGGTCGGTTTCCTGGTCTCGCTGGAACTGCGGGACGGCTGGGTGCCGCAGCACGCCGACGTGGTGCTGCCGGTCGCGCCGGTCGTCGAGAAGGCCGGTTCCTTCCTGAACTGGGAGGGCCGGCTGCGGATCTTCGACACGGTGCTGTCCACCGGCGCGATGACCGATGCGCGGGTGCTGAACTCGATCGCCGACGAGATGGGCATCGCCCTCGGCACCGGCGACCCGCGCCGGATCCGCGCCGAGCTGGCCGGCCTGCCGGCGCACGAGGTGCGGCCGACGCCGCCGAGCCACCCGGCCGCCGAACTGCCGACGCCGGATGCCGGGCAGGCCGTGCTGGCCAGCTGGCACCACCTGCTCGACCTGGGCAGCCTGCAGGACAACGCGGAGTTCCTGGCCGGTACGGCCCGGCCCGCGGTGGTGCGGCTGTCCGCCGCGACCGCGGCGGAGATCGGCGCCGAGGACGGCGCGCAGGTCACCGTCTCGACCGAGCGCGGCGCGATCACGCTGCCGCTGCGGATCAGCGTGATGCCGGACCGGGTGGTCTGGCTGCCGACGAACTCGGCGGGCAGCACCGTCCGCCGCACCCTCGGTACCGACGCCGGCGCGCTGGTGTCGATCCGTACCGACGGCGCGGCGCCGGGGGCCGGCGCAGGGCGCAGTACCGGCGACGGCGCGGGGCACCGGGCCCGGCACGCGCAGTCCACAGAGGAGGACCAGTGA
- the nuoF gene encoding NADH-quinone oxidoreductase subunit NuoF has product MSAPSAEVLQKLTPVLTKRWLSPDAWRINTYEKLDGYQGLKKALKSHPDDLIQLVKDSGLRGRGGAGFPTGLKWSFIPQNDGKPHYLVVNADEGEPGTCKDLPMMMNDPHALIEGIVITCYAIRAERAYIYIRGEAVHAARRLRHAVAEAYARGYLGRNILGTGLNVELVVHSGAGAYICGEETALLDSLEGFRGQPRLKPPFPATHGLYSSPTVVNNVGTIASVPYIVLGGVDWWRTMGTEKSSGPMIYSLSGRIVNPGQYECTMGITLRELLGLCGGMQPGHELKFWTPGGSSTPLFTAEHLDVPLDFDSVAAQGSMLGTTATQIFSDQDCPVYATYRWIEFYAHESCGKCTPCREGNYWMVRILRRILSGEGSYDDLDTLLDACDNLLGRSFCALGDGATSPVTSSIKYFKQDYLDYIEGRKKPLLDARELVGAH; this is encoded by the coding sequence ATGAGCGCTCCCTCTGCTGAGGTGCTGCAGAAGCTCACCCCGGTGCTCACCAAGCGCTGGCTGTCGCCGGACGCGTGGCGGATCAACACGTACGAGAAGCTCGACGGCTACCAGGGCCTGAAGAAGGCGCTGAAGTCGCACCCGGACGACCTGATCCAGCTGGTGAAGGACTCGGGCCTGCGCGGCCGCGGCGGCGCCGGCTTCCCGACCGGGCTGAAGTGGTCGTTCATCCCGCAGAACGACGGCAAGCCGCACTACCTGGTGGTCAACGCCGACGAGGGCGAGCCGGGTACCTGCAAGGACCTGCCGATGATGATGAACGATCCGCACGCGCTGATCGAGGGCATCGTCATCACCTGCTACGCGATCCGCGCGGAGCGGGCCTACATCTACATCCGCGGTGAGGCGGTGCACGCCGCGCGGCGGCTGCGGCACGCGGTCGCCGAGGCGTACGCCCGGGGCTACCTGGGCCGCAACATCCTCGGTACCGGTCTCAACGTGGAGCTGGTCGTGCACAGCGGCGCCGGCGCGTACATCTGCGGCGAGGAGACGGCGCTGCTGGACTCGCTGGAGGGCTTCCGCGGCCAGCCGCGACTGAAGCCGCCGTTCCCGGCGACGCACGGGCTCTACTCCTCGCCGACCGTGGTGAACAACGTCGGCACCATCGCCTCGGTGCCGTACATCGTGCTCGGCGGCGTCGACTGGTGGCGCACGATGGGTACCGAGAAGTCGTCCGGCCCGATGATCTACTCGCTGTCCGGACGGATCGTGAACCCCGGCCAGTACGAGTGCACGATGGGCATCACGCTGCGCGAGCTGCTGGGGCTGTGCGGCGGCATGCAGCCCGGCCACGAGTTGAAGTTCTGGACGCCGGGCGGTTCGTCGACGCCGCTGTTCACCGCCGAGCACCTGGACGTCCCGCTGGACTTCGACTCGGTGGCCGCGCAGGGCTCGATGCTCGGCACCACGGCGACGCAGATCTTCTCCGACCAGGACTGCCCGGTCTACGCCACCTACCGGTGGATCGAGTTCTACGCGCACGAGTCGTGCGGCAAGTGCACCCCGTGCCGCGAGGGCAACTACTGGATGGTGCGCATCCTGCGCCGCATCCTGTCCGGCGAGGGCAGCTACGACGACCTCGACACCCTGCTGGACGCGTGCGACAACCTGCTCGGCCGGTCGTTCTGCGCGCTGGGCGACGGCGCCACCTCCCCGGTGACCTCGTCGATCAAGTACTTCAAGCAGGACTACCTGGACTACATCGAGGGGCGTAAGAAGCCGCTGCTCGACGCTCGCGAACTCGTGGGAGCGCACTGA